The genomic window CTAAATTAATAGAATTCAAAGCATCTATTTGTTCTTTCGTAGGAGAATTATACTGGTGACTTAAATTTTTTATTTTAATCAAGATTTTCACCGTTAGTAATAAAGTATTTTATATATAACGTATAGTATGTAGTAAAGAAGTAAAGAGATAGAATTATAGAATTCAGCTTATAAATTCGTATCTCGTATCCTGTGAATCGTATCCCGCGTTTTAGCGTATGCCTCGATAGGAGATAGTGGTGTATCGCATACGGCCATAAAAGATTCGCAAAACCACATTACAAAAATTAAAAGGTTAAAAAGTCTAAGATGAAATAATCATTTCTAATATAAACTTTTTAACCTTTTTCACTTATTTTTCAATTATTCTACAAATTCAATTATAGCTAAAGATGCTGCATCGCCTTTTCGAAATCCAGTTTTCACAATTCGCGTATACCCGCCATTTCTCTCTAAATACTTTGGACTAATTTCTTCAAATAAAACTTTAGAAGCTTTTTTATTTCTTATTACTTTTTGCACCTCTCTCTGGGCTTGCAAATTATTATTTTTAGCGATGGTTACCAGCTTTTCCACATATTTTCGTACTTCTTTTGCTTTCGTGTGTGTGGTCTCTATCTTCTTATGAGTTATAAGTGAAATAGATAAATTAGCCAATAAAGAGCTTCTATGACTACTATTGCGACCTAATTTTCCTTTTAATTTCTTGTGTCTCATTCTAAATATCCTCCTGGTGCATTTTTTCACCTAAGACAAACCCATACTTGGTTATTTTCTCTTTTATTTCATCTAAAGATTTCTTTCCTAAATTCTTTATCTTGATTATCTCCATCGGAGAGTAGTTTACTAAATCTCTCAACGTATTTACGTTGGACATTTTTAAACAATTATAAGAACGGACGGAAAAATCTAATTCTTCAATGGTTTTATTTAAGATTTTTTCTTTTTCGTTCTTTTCTTTTTCTTCTTTTGAAATGAGTTCACCTTCTAATTCTACATCTTCGGGAGAAAATTTGGTAAATATCTTTAAGTATTTAATTAATATATTTGCTGATTTACTCAAAGCCTCATCGGGCAAAAGACTTTTATTGGTAAATACTTCCAAAGTTAATTTTTCATAATTAGAAAATTGACTCAAACTGGCAGTTTCCACATCATATCGTACCTTGCTAATAGGCGAAAAAAAAGAATCAATAAAAATGGTATCTACTGATTGACCCGTTTTTTTATTTTTTTCCGCAAGTGAATAACCCATTCCTTTTTCTACTACTATTTCCATATCTAATTTGGCATGTCCACTTAAAGTGGCTATCTTTAAATCAGGATTGAGTATTTCTACATTAATATTTGGGGTTATATCTGCAGCGGTAATTATTTTTTTGCCTTTTGCCTTC from Candidatus Atribacteria bacterium includes these protein-coding regions:
- the rplQ gene encoding 50S ribosomal protein L17; protein product: MRHKKLKGKLGRNSSHRSSLLANLSISLITHKKIETTHTKAKEVRKYVEKLVTIAKNNNLQAQREVQKVIRNKKASKVLFEEISPKYLERNGGYTRIVKTGFRKGDAASLAIIEFVE
- a CDS encoding DNA-directed RNA polymerase subunit alpha, encoding MMDINNIKIKVEDLTDNYGKFIIEPLEKGYGVTLGNSLRRTLLSSMWGAAATAIRIEGITHEFDTISGVKEDVIEIILNIKELVVKIFSDEPQVLKLKAKGKKIITAADITPNINVEILNPDLKIATLSGHAKLDMEIVVEKGMGYSLAEKNKKTGQSVDTIFIDSFFSPISKVRYDVETASLSQFSNYEKLTLEVFTNKSLLPDEALSKSANILIKYLKIFTKFSPEDVELEGELISKEEKEKNEKEKILNKTIEELDFSVRSYNCLKMSNVNTLRDLVNYSPMEIIKIKNLGKKSLDEIKEKITKYGFVLGEKMHQEDI